In one Juglans regia cultivar Chandler chromosome 11, Walnut 2.0, whole genome shotgun sequence genomic region, the following are encoded:
- the LOC108994122 gene encoding uncharacterized protein LOC108994122, whose translation MEGVSTSTYKRLRGYWKRRGYERLTGSTGQRRRMGAEQLGSARGRSRFWRIKITPKLRVRRVPSPKSFFVRLRDWYVNLMLRFANSPLCSTAGAGYGGAVSWDGIGGLQGRSLKEYDEKVIVEIYKSMVMAQGHLVPRDAAKLCSQR comes from the coding sequence ATGGAAGGTGTCTCTACCAGCACGTACAAGAGGTTGAGAGGATACTGGAAGAGGAGAGGCTACGAGAGGTTAACTGGGTCGACTGGCCAGAGGCGGAGGATGGGAGCGGAGCAGCTGGGTTCCGCCCGGGGAAGATCACGGTTCTGGCGGATCAAGATCACGCCCAAGCTCCGCGTCCGGAGAGTGCCTTCGCCTAAGAGCTTCTTCGTGCGTCTTCGAGACTGGTACGTCAACCTTATGCTCAGATTCGCCAACTCGCCACTGTGCAGTACTGCCGGCGCAGGGTACGGCGGGGCCGTTTCGTGGGATGGGATCGGTGGACTCCAGGGACGGTCACTCAAGGAGTACGACGAGAAGGTGATCGTCGAGATATACAAATCCATGGTTATGGCGCAGGGCCATCTGGTGCCTCGCGATGCTGCAAAACTTTGCTCGCAGCggtaa
- the LOC108994123 gene encoding histone H1-like, whose protein sequence is MAKATVAVGNKDKTLHPPYFEMISEAILTLKDRTGSSQQAIAKFAEEKYKKVLPPNFKKVLSVQLKRFVKSERLVKIKNSFKVSSTEKVKLAVKEKETHKKKDNSTKTRKAVTPKKIAEKKGVKTKRLSQVKTPEKNPKKIKKKSLTPIKRKAPKPQGSSRPAKKSRN, encoded by the exons ATGGCGAAAGCAACGGTTGCTGTTGGAAATAAGGACAAAACCCTTCATCCCCCTTACTTTGAG ATGATAAGCGAGGCCATACTGACTCTGAAGGACCGGACAGGCTCGAGCCAGCAAGCAATAGCGAAGTTCGCAGAGGAGAAGTACAAGAAAGTGTTGCCACCCAATTTCAAGAAAGTCCTCTCTGTTCAGTTAAAGAGGTTTGTCAAGTCTGAGAGGCTTGTGAAAATCAAGAACTCCTTCAAGGTCTCCTCCACCGAGAAGGTCAAGTTGGCAGTCAAAGAGAAAGAGACCCACAAAAAGAAGGATAACAGCACCAAGACCAGGAAGGCCGTAACCCCCAAGAAGATTGCAGAGAAGAAGGGTGTGAAGACCAAGAGGCTCAGTCAGGTTAAGACCCCGGAGAAGAACCCTAAGAAGATTAAGAAGAAGAGCTTGACGCCGATAAAGAGGAAGGCTCCAAAGCCACAGGGTTCCTCGAGGCCGGCCAAAAAGTCTAGGAACTAG
- the LOC108994106 gene encoding glyceraldehyde-3-phosphate dehydrogenase, testis-specific-like, translated as MTLLSLFTILLLILHSNFSLTTSTTTNVTAGVGAATTVSKDEVSCSMCIECEHPCPLPSPPPPVVECPPPPSPPPPPSPPPPPVPRPPVIPECPPPPKPPCPENCEYPPPLPPSIWPPSPPYPNPFPPYPNYPSVPDHSVHLKAQPVVISFALFLAFLCFMF; from the coding sequence ATGACGTTACTCTCACTGTTCACtatcctcctcctcatcttGCACTCCAACTTCTCCTTAACCACGTCAACCACGACTAACGTTACAGCAGGAGTAGGAGCAGCAACAACAGTGTCCAAAGATGAAGTATCATGCTCAATGTGCATTGAATGTGAACACCCATGCCCTCTGCCATCACCACCACCGCCAGTGGTTGAGTGCCCGCCTCCACcttctcctccaccacctccttctccaccaccaccacctgtACCACGACCGCCAGTCATCCCGGAATGCCCACCACCACCCAAGCCTCCATGTCCTGAAAATTGCGAGTACCCTCCTCCATTGCCACCTTCAATTTGGCCACCTAGTCCGCCATATCCCAATCCTTTTCCACCATACCCTAACTACCCTTCAGTTCCTGACCATTCTGTCCATTTGAAAGCACAGCCAGTTGTCATCTCCTTTGCTCTCTTCCTTGCTTTTCTCTGCTTCAtgttctag